The following are encoded together in the Kribbella sp. CA-293567 genome:
- a CDS encoding BTAD domain-containing putative transcriptional regulator codes for MSGRLQETHPGTGRLRGYQFGVLVREFRRTAGMTQRGLADLAGLSAGAVRDLEQGRTRSPKPASVRALAAALELSERDTEKLQAAAAAQRSASSPPSGATGRPYIGILGPIEVRYGDVPVLLSSGPQRTLLARLAISVGTTVSQDELVDLLWPRTVPANAVSLLHTRVARLRRLLAPDGAEFPMIVGSGNGYRLEASSETLDLLAFYNLVEKADVEGPAAALTKLSAAVALWRGETDVEAITASPLYIAISTDYAAAVRTLAAVAREAGEPELALTALLSLTARHALDEPLHVELIHTLAASDRQAEALAAYDRIRSALGEQLGVQPGERLRAAQLHVLRQHDDPAEERVVVQQTPSAPPDFVGRSDELTAIRTALMRPGATSSRVVLINGIAGVGKTALALEAAHHLRAEYPDGQLYADLRGSGSGHGPAAPAPIQVLGRFLRALGVPSRRIGTDETEAAALLRSELAGRRMLVLLDNAQDAAQIRLLLPGAGRSDVIVTSRRRLPGLDTVGVVGLEPLPQQEAVLLIAATARAHPLGDDAEGAAALAEACARLPLALRIAGARLATRPEWTVSDLTRRLYDGSRRLTELSVGESSVLNSFQLGYADLSPEAQRAFRLCDLHPGDDFSADSTGVLLGISAVEADQVLEDLLEANMLLQYTRNRYRFHDLLGLYAGRLRADDPESSSARARLLSWYADAVTAAMDRVYPQLVRLRARPEPVQQFATESEALNWLDDELPTLLAIVRQAAAAGDTALSWTIIDQLRGYFLLRREVEGWLPAAEAGLAAATAAGDDVARTAMLISRGQALSAVGQDEAALADCLAGEALATSIGWTAAAAYLAHHVGWFYLEGGKLADAVACMRRALESTENDQQGHVRAVAFNGLGMTRLYQGQLREAADLFSAALRINEATGRDTSALVNRGNLASAWRQLGAVDRSAELLGEVLHAYQERARPRGELSTLDELARLSIDHGDGVTALETALRAHHLATVIRDRKAQAQTAATVAASHLAAGDAEAAIEWARACLTIARDTYPYFETQALLALAAARRVLGDAASATEASEQAASIAAACGFALLEAEATADRDA; via the coding sequence GTGTCCGGCAGGCTGCAGGAGACCCACCCGGGAACCGGCCGTCTCAGGGGCTACCAGTTCGGTGTGTTGGTGCGGGAGTTTCGCCGGACCGCCGGGATGACACAGCGTGGGCTGGCCGATCTGGCCGGACTCAGCGCGGGGGCGGTTCGCGATCTGGAGCAGGGCAGGACCAGGAGCCCGAAACCGGCGTCGGTCCGGGCGTTGGCGGCCGCGCTCGAGCTGTCGGAACGTGACACGGAGAAGCTGCAAGCTGCCGCCGCTGCTCAACGCTCTGCCTCGTCGCCGCCTTCCGGCGCCACCGGCCGGCCGTACATCGGCATCCTGGGGCCGATCGAGGTCCGGTACGGCGACGTGCCCGTGTTGCTGAGCTCGGGCCCGCAACGCACGCTGCTGGCTCGACTCGCCATCTCCGTCGGTACAACGGTCAGCCAGGACGAACTCGTCGACCTGCTCTGGCCGCGCACCGTCCCGGCGAACGCGGTGAGTCTGCTGCACACGCGCGTCGCCAGGCTGCGCCGGCTGCTGGCGCCGGACGGCGCGGAGTTCCCGATGATCGTTGGCAGTGGCAACGGCTACCGGTTGGAAGCGAGCTCGGAAACCCTTGATCTGCTGGCCTTCTACAACCTCGTCGAAAAGGCTGACGTCGAAGGACCGGCCGCGGCACTGACGAAACTCTCCGCCGCGGTCGCGTTGTGGCGCGGTGAGACAGATGTGGAGGCGATCACAGCCAGCCCGCTCTACATCGCGATCTCCACCGACTACGCCGCCGCGGTTCGCACCCTGGCTGCCGTGGCTCGCGAAGCCGGTGAGCCGGAGCTGGCGCTGACCGCCCTGCTGAGCTTGACCGCGCGGCACGCTCTCGACGAGCCGCTGCACGTCGAGCTGATCCACACTCTGGCGGCGAGCGATCGGCAAGCCGAAGCCCTGGCGGCGTACGACCGGATCCGCTCGGCACTGGGCGAGCAGCTCGGTGTGCAGCCGGGCGAGCGTCTCCGCGCCGCGCAACTGCACGTACTCCGGCAGCACGACGATCCGGCCGAGGAACGAGTGGTGGTCCAGCAGACTCCCTCCGCTCCGCCTGACTTCGTCGGCCGGAGCGACGAGCTGACAGCAATCCGTACCGCGCTCATGCGACCCGGCGCCACGTCTTCGCGGGTCGTGCTGATCAACGGCATCGCGGGCGTCGGCAAGACCGCCCTCGCTCTCGAAGCCGCACATCACCTGCGCGCCGAGTACCCCGACGGCCAGCTCTACGCGGATCTCCGTGGCAGCGGCAGCGGTCACGGTCCGGCGGCGCCGGCGCCGATCCAGGTGCTCGGCCGGTTCCTGCGGGCACTCGGTGTCCCGAGCCGGCGGATCGGCACCGACGAAACCGAGGCCGCGGCTCTGCTGCGCAGCGAGTTGGCCGGTCGACGCATGCTCGTACTCCTCGACAACGCGCAGGATGCGGCTCAGATCCGTCTCCTCCTCCCGGGTGCGGGGCGCAGCGACGTCATCGTGACCAGCCGCCGCCGACTGCCGGGCCTGGACACCGTCGGCGTCGTCGGACTCGAGCCCCTCCCCCAGCAGGAGGCCGTTCTGCTGATCGCCGCCACTGCGAGAGCCCACCCGCTCGGTGACGACGCCGAGGGCGCGGCCGCTCTCGCGGAGGCCTGCGCCCGGCTTCCGCTCGCACTGCGCATCGCCGGCGCACGGCTCGCCACCCGGCCGGAGTGGACCGTCTCCGATCTCACCCGCCGCCTGTACGACGGCAGCCGCCGCCTCACCGAGCTGAGTGTCGGCGAGTCCAGTGTGCTGAACAGTTTCCAGCTGGGCTACGCGGACCTGAGCCCCGAAGCGCAGCGCGCCTTCCGGCTCTGCGATCTGCACCCGGGCGACGACTTCAGCGCCGACAGCACCGGCGTACTGCTGGGCATCTCCGCCGTCGAGGCCGACCAGGTCCTGGAAGACCTGCTCGAGGCGAACATGCTGCTGCAGTACACCAGGAATCGCTACCGCTTCCACGACCTGCTCGGCCTGTACGCCGGTCGCCTGCGCGCCGACGACCCGGAGTCCAGCAGCGCCCGTGCCCGCCTCCTCTCCTGGTATGCCGACGCGGTCACGGCCGCGATGGACCGGGTGTATCCCCAACTCGTCCGGCTCCGCGCCCGCCCCGAACCGGTCCAGCAGTTCGCCACCGAGAGCGAAGCGCTCAACTGGCTCGACGACGAACTGCCCACGTTGCTGGCGATCGTGCGCCAGGCAGCCGCGGCCGGCGACACTGCGCTGTCCTGGACGATCATCGACCAGCTCCGGGGTTACTTCCTGCTCCGGCGGGAAGTGGAAGGCTGGCTGCCCGCGGCCGAAGCCGGATTGGCTGCAGCTACCGCAGCGGGCGACGACGTGGCGCGCACCGCGATGCTGATCAGTCGCGGGCAGGCACTGTCGGCGGTGGGTCAGGACGAAGCCGCACTGGCCGACTGCCTGGCCGGTGAGGCGCTCGCAACCTCGATCGGCTGGACGGCTGCCGCGGCGTACCTTGCTCATCACGTGGGCTGGTTCTACCTGGAAGGCGGAAAGCTCGCCGATGCCGTCGCATGCATGCGGCGCGCTCTCGAGTCGACCGAGAACGACCAGCAGGGCCACGTCCGCGCGGTCGCGTTCAACGGGCTCGGCATGACCCGGCTCTACCAGGGACAGCTCCGCGAGGCCGCCGACCTGTTCAGTGCGGCCTTGCGGATCAACGAAGCGACCGGCAGGGACACCTCGGCTCTGGTCAACCGCGGCAACCTCGCCAGTGCCTGGCGTCAACTGGGTGCGGTCGATCGCTCGGCCGAACTGCTCGGCGAAGTCCTGCACGCCTACCAGGAGCGTGCGCGTCCGCGCGGTGAGCTGTCCACGCTGGATGAGCTGGCCAGGCTCTCCATCGACCACGGCGACGGGGTCACGGCACTGGAGACGGCGTTGCGAGCCCATCACCTCGCGACCGTCATCCGCGACCGGAAAGCACAGGCACAGACCGCGGCCACCGTCGCAGCCTCACATCTGGCAGCGGGTGACGCCGAGGCCGCGATCGAATGGGCACGGGCCTGCCTCACGATCGCGCGCGACACCTACCCGTACTTCGAAACCCAGGCCCTGCTGGCCCTGGCGGCCGCGCGACGAGTCCTGGGCGATGCGGCCTCGGCGACCGAGGCGAGCGAGCAGGCCGCATCGATCGCCGCCGCGTGCGGCTTCGCCCTGCTCGAAGCAGAGGCGACAGCCGACCGCGACGCGTAG
- a CDS encoding HNH endonuclease family protein has product MKHRLLTAMLVLVPVVLAGCSFPQAGAEPRSSPTPSTRPSKPSPSRPTASSSPVPVTGTAKAIIAELGRVRVLAIRPEAPGYRRDQFGQAWSDDHAGLGGHNGCDTRNDVLGAQLQARKYRGRSQCVVIAGTLVAEPYTGKRLEFRKEAAAEIQIDHIYPLSRAWDMGAAKWPKQRRVDFANDAASNLIAVSGPANASKSDSGPGEWLPINRAYRCTYVLRYLQVARKWSLPITAADRDSARTITHICR; this is encoded by the coding sequence GTGAAACACCGCCTTCTCACAGCCATGCTTGTGCTGGTTCCCGTCGTACTCGCAGGCTGTTCCTTCCCCCAGGCCGGAGCAGAACCACGCTCGTCGCCTACTCCGTCCACCCGTCCATCGAAGCCGTCACCCTCCCGGCCCACCGCTTCGTCGAGCCCTGTCCCGGTCACTGGGACGGCGAAGGCGATCATCGCCGAGCTGGGTCGCGTACGTGTTCTGGCGATCCGCCCTGAGGCACCGGGGTACCGGCGCGACCAGTTCGGTCAGGCCTGGTCGGACGACCACGCCGGACTCGGCGGCCACAACGGCTGCGACACCCGCAACGACGTCCTCGGAGCGCAGTTGCAGGCACGCAAGTACCGCGGCAGGTCTCAGTGTGTGGTGATCGCCGGCACCCTGGTCGCCGAGCCGTACACCGGCAAGCGCCTCGAGTTCCGCAAGGAGGCCGCGGCCGAGATCCAGATCGATCACATCTATCCGCTCTCGCGCGCCTGGGACATGGGTGCCGCCAAGTGGCCGAAGCAACGCCGCGTCGACTTCGCCAACGACGCAGCATCGAACCTGATCGCCGTCTCCGGCCCGGCCAACGCTTCCAAGAGCGACTCCGGACCGGGGGAGTGGTTGCCGATCAACCGCGCCTACCGCTGCACCTATGTCCTGCGCTACCTCCAGGTCGCCCGCAAGTGGTCGCTCCCGATCACCGCGGCGGACCGCGACTCCGCCAGAACCATCACCCACATCTGCCGTTAG
- a CDS encoding heparin lyase I family protein produces MRRPFWKAAVGTVLTAGLVTTVIAVSGAAQADPAGVFRTLNWENPADLTLPNAAPPGWIKQGGATSTTRPYAITTVAGAPARDGGTVARFELRSTDPLANNGTRTELSQNDNQPRTADRWYGFSINLAADYAPDRSRDIVSQWHDCDNVDQGCDGGSPPLALMTERGNWKIDFLGNILDLGAYQPTQWTDWVFHVKWSTGNDGVLEIWKNGQRMVPAYKGRTFTKGPRSPYFKFGIYKWDWNKNKNTNNPPSDTRKRVLYYDALRLGNENATYADVDPAQGGGTPPPPPPPPPTCTAPAALPIQNVFASTSEAANPPKNVLDGRLLTRWSGQGYGAALYADLGSVRKLCAAQVAWHRGNQRWNDFTVYTSTDNVTYTKAWEGRSSGKTMQLETWKFTGAARDARYVRVSFWQNPENDWASISELKLLG; encoded by the coding sequence ATGCGTAGACCGTTCTGGAAGGCCGCGGTGGGCACAGTGCTCACCGCGGGCCTCGTCACCACCGTGATCGCTGTCTCAGGAGCTGCCCAGGCCGATCCGGCCGGCGTCTTCCGCACCCTGAACTGGGAGAACCCCGCCGATCTGACGCTGCCGAACGCCGCGCCGCCGGGCTGGATCAAGCAGGGCGGCGCCACCAGCACGACCCGGCCGTACGCGATCACCACCGTCGCCGGCGCCCCGGCCAGGGACGGCGGGACCGTGGCCCGGTTCGAGCTCCGTTCGACCGATCCGCTCGCCAACAACGGCACCCGGACCGAGCTCAGTCAGAATGACAACCAGCCCCGCACCGCCGACCGGTGGTACGGCTTCAGCATCAACCTGGCCGCGGACTACGCACCGGACCGCTCGCGCGACATCGTCTCGCAGTGGCACGACTGCGACAACGTCGACCAGGGCTGCGACGGTGGGTCACCGCCGCTGGCGCTGATGACGGAGCGCGGCAACTGGAAGATCGACTTCCTCGGCAACATCCTCGACCTGGGCGCCTACCAGCCGACGCAGTGGACCGACTGGGTCTTCCACGTGAAGTGGTCCACCGGCAACGACGGGGTGCTGGAGATCTGGAAGAACGGCCAGCGGATGGTGCCCGCCTACAAGGGCCGGACCTTCACCAAGGGTCCTCGCTCGCCGTACTTCAAGTTCGGCATCTACAAGTGGGACTGGAACAAGAACAAGAACACGAACAACCCGCCGTCGGACACCCGCAAGCGAGTCCTGTACTACGACGCGCTGCGGCTCGGCAACGAGAACGCCACCTACGCCGACGTCGACCCGGCCCAGGGCGGCGGAACCCCGCCGCCTCCGCCGCCACCGCCGCCGACCTGCACGGCTCCGGCCGCCCTGCCGATCCAGAACGTCTTCGCCTCCACCTCCGAAGCAGCCAACCCGCCGAAGAACGTGCTCGACGGCCGGTTGCTGACCAGGTGGTCGGGTCAGGGGTACGGCGCCGCGCTGTACGCCGACCTCGGCTCCGTCCGCAAGCTCTGCGCCGCCCAGGTCGCGTGGCACCGCGGCAACCAGCGGTGGAACGACTTCACTGTGTACACCTCCACCGACAATGTCACCTATACCAAGGCCTGGGAGGGCCGCAGTTCCGGCAAGACCATGCAACTGGAGACCTGGAAGTTCACCGGTGCCGCACGGGACGCCCGCTACGTCCGGGTCTCCTTCTGGCAGAACCCGGAGAACGACTGGGCGAGCATCAGCGAACTCAAACTGCTGGGCTGA
- a CDS encoding glycoside hydrolase family 43 protein: MRSRMPRPARTAAILGAVLVALSTAFTAGPASSAPPEPALTPAVGPPQYESLRPGAEWRDTSGKVIQAHGGQVVAAKDHRGRRIWYWYGEDRSNGYFDSPGVHVYSSSDLYNWKDEGLALRAMSSPEQFEQDKYFSKLYKKYTPAQKDVVWRDLSTNKVRSDGWAAPSILERPKVVYNQATRKWVMWVHSDGPSTPASTSTYARAEAGVAISDSPIGPFRWIDSYRLNRVPSDSVTWCGSGPAFDPAGGMARDMNLFVDDDGRGYLIYSSEENRTMYVSKLDRDYTYLSAKPENAVQGKDFVRTLACNQREAPAMFKSEGTYYLVTSGATGWDPNPARYATATSILGQWTDRGNPISGDGAATTYRSQSTNVVPYDAAAGKYFYMGDRWTPDDLVNAPYVWLPMSFGEGGSLSIGRDQEWKLGDLQPYQRWTVDTALPDHVWLNDITTLPAEVTVKTGRRSQQVAVTWDRSTIAQPGPANLRGTLADGRTFTRSIVVVPHHVRYAVNAGGAATADWLKLTRAAGSEGALLNSIPEQPTGTDPVTGTTWGYTGASGTSGTSTGDLYSTLRYAKNHEPLVYTFGGLEPGTYTVHAGYHDPWPWANRAAKVSVNGTTVDAERLFTSANVAAQYAGVVVGAEGNITVTVAPTRSPDIQVSWLMIARDN, from the coding sequence ATGAGATCACGCATGCCCCGCCCTGCCCGGACAGCCGCGATCCTGGGCGCTGTCCTGGTGGCACTGAGCACGGCTTTCACCGCCGGGCCCGCCAGCTCGGCCCCGCCGGAACCGGCTCTCACCCCAGCGGTCGGCCCGCCGCAGTACGAGTCGCTTCGGCCAGGAGCGGAGTGGCGCGACACCTCGGGCAAGGTGATCCAGGCGCACGGTGGCCAGGTCGTGGCCGCGAAGGACCACCGTGGCCGGCGCATCTGGTACTGGTACGGCGAAGATCGCAGCAACGGGTACTTCGACAGCCCGGGCGTGCACGTCTATTCCTCTTCCGACCTGTACAACTGGAAGGACGAAGGACTGGCACTGCGGGCGATGAGTTCGCCGGAGCAGTTCGAGCAGGACAAGTACTTCTCCAAGCTCTACAAGAAGTACACCCCGGCCCAGAAGGACGTCGTCTGGCGCGACCTGTCCACCAACAAGGTGCGCTCCGACGGCTGGGCCGCGCCGTCGATCCTCGAACGCCCGAAGGTCGTCTACAACCAGGCGACCCGCAAGTGGGTGATGTGGGTGCACTCCGACGGCCCGTCCACCCCGGCCAGTACGTCGACCTACGCCCGGGCCGAGGCCGGAGTCGCGATCTCCGACTCCCCCATCGGCCCGTTCCGCTGGATCGACTCCTACCGGCTGAACCGGGTTCCGAGCGACTCGGTGACCTGGTGCGGAAGCGGCCCGGCGTTCGATCCGGCCGGCGGAATGGCGCGCGACATGAACCTGTTCGTCGACGACGACGGCCGCGGCTACCTCATCTACTCGTCCGAGGAGAACCGGACGATGTACGTCTCCAAGCTCGACCGGGACTACACCTATCTGTCGGCCAAGCCGGAGAACGCCGTACAGGGCAAGGACTTCGTTCGCACGCTGGCGTGCAACCAGCGCGAGGCGCCCGCGATGTTCAAGTCCGAGGGGACCTACTACCTGGTGACCTCGGGCGCGACCGGCTGGGATCCGAACCCGGCTCGCTACGCCACCGCCACCAGCATCCTCGGGCAGTGGACCGACCGGGGGAATCCGATCAGCGGGGACGGTGCCGCGACCACGTACCGCTCGCAGAGCACCAACGTCGTCCCGTACGACGCCGCGGCCGGAAAGTACTTCTACATGGGCGACCGCTGGACGCCCGACGATCTGGTCAACGCACCGTACGTCTGGCTCCCGATGAGCTTCGGCGAGGGCGGCAGCCTGTCGATCGGCCGGGATCAGGAGTGGAAGCTCGGCGACCTTCAGCCCTACCAGCGCTGGACCGTCGACACCGCCCTGCCGGATCACGTGTGGCTGAACGACATCACCACTCTCCCGGCCGAGGTCACGGTGAAGACCGGTCGGCGATCCCAACAGGTGGCCGTGACGTGGGACCGGTCGACGATCGCTCAGCCCGGCCCGGCGAATCTCCGCGGCACGCTGGCCGACGGACGCACGTTCACCCGATCGATCGTCGTGGTGCCTCACCACGTGCGCTACGCGGTGAACGCCGGTGGTGCGGCCACCGCGGATTGGCTGAAGCTGACACGAGCGGCCGGCAGTGAGGGCGCCCTACTGAACTCGATCCCGGAGCAGCCGACCGGGACCGACCCGGTCACTGGAACGACATGGGGTTACACCGGAGCGAGCGGCACCAGCGGCACGTCGACCGGCGACCTCTACAGCACCTTGCGGTACGCCAAGAACCACGAACCACTCGTCTACACCTTCGGCGGGCTCGAGCCCGGGACCTACACCGTGCATGCCGGCTACCACGACCCCTGGCCCTGGGCGAACCGCGCGGCGAAGGTGTCGGTGAACGGCACGACGGTCGACGCGGAACGACTGTTCACCAGCGCGAACGTCGCGGCGCAGTACGCCGGAGTCGTGGTCGGGGCCGAGGGCAACATCACTGTCACCGTCGCCCCGACCCGCTCACCGGACATCCAGGTCAGCTGGCTGATGATTGCCCGCGACAACTGA
- a CDS encoding substrate-binding domain-containing protein, which yields MSDERLFGLQRHERLMDELRRHGAVRVKELAALLGVSELTIRRDITALAAQNLLTKVHGGATLPTDLAPASAQRRHRAAPRFTIGMVVPSLDYYWPPIVGGARSAAAAQGVAIQLRGSTYDWAEDRRQISRLIEAQQVQGLLLAPNLEGDGVGEMVQWIDNLPVPVILVERQPPRWTPTKHQLEFVRSDHALGVELAVRHLHDQGHRSLGLLLSKGSPTSAHLARGWDLVCAELGIPAGLVIRESVTMDQPGHRDTIAQLLAQCRAAGTTALVIHSDPDAMSVAQYCAEQGIAIPDDLAIVAYDDEIAQLVEPALTAVRPPKSMVGRIAVEQMVARLTEGRRRPNQRVLVNPELVIRDSSMPLPFALPPA from the coding sequence ATGTCCGACGAACGTCTCTTCGGGCTGCAACGCCACGAACGCCTGATGGACGAACTGCGCCGGCACGGCGCCGTCCGGGTGAAGGAGCTGGCCGCGCTGCTCGGCGTCAGCGAGCTGACGATCCGGCGTGACATCACCGCACTGGCGGCGCAGAACCTGCTGACCAAGGTCCACGGTGGAGCGACCCTGCCGACCGACCTGGCTCCGGCTTCGGCGCAGCGCCGGCACCGCGCCGCTCCCCGGTTCACCATCGGCATGGTCGTCCCCTCACTCGACTACTACTGGCCGCCGATCGTCGGCGGAGCCCGATCGGCGGCCGCCGCCCAGGGCGTCGCGATCCAGCTCCGCGGCTCGACCTACGACTGGGCCGAGGACCGCCGCCAGATCAGCCGGCTGATCGAGGCCCAGCAGGTCCAGGGCCTGCTGCTCGCGCCGAATCTGGAAGGGGACGGTGTCGGCGAGATGGTCCAGTGGATCGACAACCTGCCGGTCCCGGTGATCTTGGTCGAGCGCCAGCCGCCGCGCTGGACTCCGACCAAGCACCAGCTCGAGTTCGTCCGCAGCGACCACGCTCTCGGCGTCGAACTGGCCGTCCGTCATCTGCACGACCAGGGGCACCGCTCCCTCGGCCTGCTGCTGTCCAAGGGCAGCCCGACCTCGGCCCATCTGGCCCGCGGCTGGGACCTGGTCTGCGCGGAGCTCGGCATTCCAGCCGGCCTGGTGATCCGGGAGTCGGTCACCATGGACCAGCCCGGCCACCGCGACACCATCGCCCAGCTGCTGGCCCAGTGCCGCGCGGCCGGCACCACCGCGCTGGTGATCCACTCCGACCCCGACGCCATGTCCGTCGCCCAGTACTGCGCCGAGCAGGGCATCGCGATCCCCGACGACCTCGCGATCGTTGCCTACGACGACGAGATCGCGCAGCTGGTGGAACCTGCCCTGACAGCGGTTCGCCCGCCGAAGTCGATGGTCGGCCGGATCGCGGTCGAGCAGATGGTCGCGCGGCTGACCGAGGGCCGGCGAAGGCCGAACCAGCGGGTCCTGGTGAACCCCGAACTCGTCATCCGCGACTCCTCGATGCCGCTCCCGTTCGCCCTGCCGCCGGCCTGA
- a CDS encoding hydroxyacid dehydrogenase has product MNATVTACPALLVMSQEAFQAHFDQPRLGRLRELVRLPEPVWVDELDSPQARARLAEAELLITSWGVPRLTADRLAVAPRLKAVFHAAGSVRSMADDEFWSRDLVVTSAADANAVPVAEYTLAAVILAGKKAPFLAADAATAYRGWSLPRGYGDLSNFRRTIGVVGFSRIGRRVVELLRVLEGSTVLVADPYADPAEVAAAGAELVELDDLLPRVDVLSLHAPELPSTHHLIGAAELARLPDHATVVNTARGTLVDSVALAAECRPGRLFAILDVTDPEPLPADSPLRSTPNVMITPHLAGSLGTEIHRLTDHTLDELTRWLAGDPLRSRITAEAFPLSA; this is encoded by the coding sequence ATGAACGCAACGGTAACCGCTTGCCCGGCGTTGCTGGTGATGAGCCAGGAGGCCTTCCAGGCGCACTTCGACCAGCCGAGGCTCGGCCGGCTGCGCGAACTGGTCAGGCTCCCGGAGCCGGTCTGGGTCGACGAGCTCGACTCGCCGCAGGCCCGGGCGCGACTGGCCGAGGCGGAACTGCTGATCACCTCCTGGGGCGTACCGCGTCTCACCGCGGATCGCCTGGCCGTGGCGCCGCGGCTGAAAGCCGTCTTCCACGCCGCGGGCAGCGTCCGCTCGATGGCCGACGACGAGTTCTGGTCGCGGGACCTGGTGGTCACCAGCGCCGCCGACGCGAACGCGGTACCGGTGGCCGAGTACACGCTGGCGGCGGTCATCCTGGCCGGCAAGAAGGCGCCGTTCCTGGCTGCCGACGCGGCCACGGCCTACCGCGGCTGGAGTCTTCCGCGCGGCTACGGCGACCTGTCCAACTTCCGGCGGACGATCGGTGTCGTCGGGTTCTCCAGGATCGGCCGCCGGGTGGTCGAGCTGCTGCGGGTCCTCGAGGGATCGACCGTCCTGGTAGCCGACCCGTACGCCGATCCGGCCGAGGTCGCCGCGGCCGGAGCCGAACTGGTCGAGCTGGACGACTTGCTGCCGCGAGTGGACGTGCTCTCGCTGCACGCGCCGGAGCTGCCGAGCACCCACCACCTGATCGGCGCCGCCGAACTCGCCCGGCTGCCCGACCACGCAACGGTCGTCAACACCGCCCGCGGCACGCTGGTCGACTCGGTCGCGCTCGCCGCCGAGTGCCGGCCGGGCCGGTTGTTCGCGATCCTCGACGTCACCGATCCCGAGCCGCTGCCCGCGGACTCACCGTTGCGCTCCACCCCGAACGTGATGATCACCCCGCACCTGGCCGGCTCGCTCGGCACCGAGATCCACCGGCTCACCGATCACACGCTCGACGAACTGACCCGCTGGCTGGCCGGTGATCCGCTCCGCAGCCGGATCACCGCCGAGGCCTTCCCACTCAGCGCCTGA
- a CDS encoding ABC transporter substrate-binding protein — protein sequence MKRHLVPTLAAAAALALLTACGGGSPEPAADGRQTIKLALWNYATTPEFKAIIDGFEQANPGIDVQPVDILADDYAEKVTTMLAGGDSTDVLTMKNVIDYSRFGTRGQLVPLTDEAKKLDPAKYSGLDAYDLDGKYFALPYRQDFWVLYYNKALLEQAGVAESKLHNLSWDGYAELAKSLTKGSGGGKVYGAYQHTWRSVVQATAAAQTGSDLLGGDYGFFKDQYKLTLDLQQHGALMPWATASSQKVTYNTMFSTGKAVLMPMGTWYASTLLADTKAGKTKVEWGVAPLPQRATDGKVTTFGSPTAFAVNKNSKNADAAKKFVEWAASEAGATAVAQAGVTPALQSQKILDTYFALPGVPQDEVAKKAFKPDQVALEMPVSDKSSDVDQLLTEEHELVMTGEKSLDDGVAEMSKRVKNEVG from the coding sequence GTGAAGCGACACCTCGTTCCCACCCTCGCTGCCGCGGCAGCACTGGCCCTGCTCACCGCTTGTGGTGGCGGCTCGCCCGAACCGGCGGCCGACGGCAGACAGACCATCAAGCTGGCGCTGTGGAACTACGCGACCACCCCGGAGTTCAAGGCGATCATCGACGGGTTCGAGCAGGCCAATCCCGGCATCGACGTCCAGCCGGTCGACATCCTGGCCGACGACTACGCCGAGAAGGTCACCACGATGCTGGCCGGTGGCGACTCCACCGACGTGCTGACGATGAAGAACGTCATCGACTACTCGCGGTTCGGCACCCGCGGCCAGCTGGTGCCGCTCACCGACGAGGCGAAGAAGCTCGACCCGGCGAAGTACTCCGGGCTGGACGCGTACGACCTGGACGGCAAGTACTTCGCGCTGCCGTACCGCCAGGACTTCTGGGTGCTCTACTACAACAAGGCGCTGCTCGAGCAGGCCGGAGTCGCGGAGTCCAAGCTGCACAACCTCAGCTGGGACGGCTACGCGGAGCTCGCCAAGAGCCTGACCAAGGGCAGCGGTGGGGGCAAGGTGTACGGCGCCTACCAGCACACCTGGCGGTCGGTGGTGCAGGCGACGGCGGCGGCCCAGACGGGCAGTGATCTGCTCGGCGGCGACTACGGGTTCTTCAAGGACCAGTACAAGCTCACGCTGGACCTCCAGCAGCACGGTGCATTGATGCCCTGGGCAACGGCATCGAGTCAGAAGGTCACCTACAACACGATGTTCTCCACCGGCAAGGCCGTGCTGATGCCGATGGGCACCTGGTACGCCTCGACGCTGCTGGCCGACACCAAGGCCGGCAAGACCAAGGTCGAGTGGGGAGTCGCGCCGCTGCCGCAGCGCGCCACCGACGGCAAGGTCACCACGTTCGGTTCACCGACCGCCTTCGCCGTGAACAAGAACTCCAAGAACGCCGACGCGGCGAAGAAGTTCGTCGAGTGGGCAGCGAGCGAAGCAGGCGCGACCGCGGTCGCGCAGGCCGGAGTGACGCCCGCGCTGCAGAGCCAGAAGATCCTGGACACGTACTTCGCCCTGCCGGGTGTGCCGCAGGACGAGGTGGCGAAGAAGGCGTTCAAACCCGATCAGGTGGCACTGGAGATGCCGGTCAGCGACAAGTCCTCGGACGTCGACCAGCTCCTCACCGAGGAGCACGAACTGGTCATGACGGGGGAGAAGTCGCTCGACGACGGCGTGGCCGAGATGTCCAAGCGGGTCAAGAACGAGGTCGGCTGA